A window of Proteus columbae contains these coding sequences:
- the yafC gene encoding DNA-binding transcriptional regulator YafC has protein sequence MKATSEEARVFVEVVEHKSFTKAADKLNLANSAVSRTVKKLEDKLGVNLLNRTTRQIDLTVEGELYFQRMKVILQEMQAAENELYGTQNSPKGLLRIDAATPVVLHMLIPFISIFRQQYPDIILSLVSSETFVNLIERKVDVAIRVGHLTDSSLRARPLFNSYRKIIASPKYIERKRIPTTAQALSEHTCLTFTEPVSLNTWPLEIEKNALITVTEGISSNSGETLRQLCVSGEGIACLSDFMVNKDIQEGKLVELFSDKLQSIPLPFHAVYYSDRVVSQRIRVFIDSLTQYLSDTLKL, from the coding sequence ATGAAAGCAACGTCAGAAGAAGCGAGAGTATTCGTTGAAGTTGTGGAACATAAAAGCTTTACAAAAGCAGCTGATAAACTGAATCTGGCTAACTCAGCCGTTAGCCGAACAGTGAAGAAATTAGAAGATAAATTAGGTGTTAATTTACTGAATAGAACGACCCGCCAAATTGATCTTACCGTAGAAGGTGAACTTTATTTTCAGCGAATGAAAGTTATTTTGCAGGAAATGCAAGCCGCTGAAAATGAGTTATATGGCACACAAAATTCACCTAAAGGTTTACTGCGTATCGATGCGGCTACCCCTGTTGTATTACATATGTTGATCCCTTTTATTTCTATTTTTCGCCAACAATACCCTGATATTATTTTGTCATTAGTCTCATCAGAAACTTTTGTGAATTTAATTGAGCGTAAAGTGGATGTGGCCATACGAGTTGGCCATTTAACAGACTCAAGTTTACGTGCTCGCCCTTTATTTAATAGCTATCGTAAAATTATTGCTTCACCAAAATATATAGAGCGAAAAAGAATTCCGACAACAGCGCAAGCATTGAGCGAACATACTTGTTTAACATTTACTGAGCCTGTTTCATTAAATACATGGCCTTTAGAAATCGAAAAAAATGCATTAATTACGGTAACAGAAGGGATATCTTCAAACAGTGGCGAAACATTAAGGCAATTATGCGTGAGTGGTGAAGGGATTGCTTGTTTATCTGATTTTATGGTGAATAAAGATATTCAAGAAGGCAAACTAGTTGAGCTATTTAGCGATAAATTACAATCTATACCATTACCTTTTCATGCTGTTTATTATAGTGATCGCGTGGTGAGCCAACGTATCCGCGTTTTTATTGATAGTTTAACTCAATATTTATCTGACACATTAAAGCTGTAA
- a CDS encoding methyl-accepting chemotaxis protein, producing the protein MFFKNFKIRTKLTIAFTTFVMLIMLGSSFALMGLNSANKDIHDVVDDIYPATVRANLLINNFNEFIIFQQLTMLDEQGSLAAEQESKKAEITAKVAQLLKELDETTHDAESKKILAEVYEIRQQYINSQNFVVKAFNENNKHAAVNELITKTSAIQLKYRDKILEFIELQDKKMAEAGNAVERDFIEKRIFLVLLTLVSIIVGSILGWFITKGITLPLEKAINFAKAIANGDLTQEVNIDYHDDAGILLQALAEMKTHLLEVVQNVQNSAENISSAAEQITAGSQNLAARTEEQATSVEETASSMEQMTSTVKNTADHTHDAINVAEKTEIAVHHNGEMMLQITEKMRTINSSSSQMTDIINLINAIAFQTNILALNAAVEAARAGEHGKGFAVVAGEVRLLAQKSADSANDIRTLIDNSSTQTQEGMELVEQAGSQIQKMIADVEEISALLREIGQASNEQSDGISQINNAISQLDSTTQQNAGLVEESVAAASSLNEQALNLNKLVNYFQIKSI; encoded by the coding sequence ATGTTCTTTAAAAACTTTAAAATTCGTACAAAGTTAACCATCGCATTTACAACTTTTGTGATGCTAATTATGTTGGGTTCCAGTTTCGCATTAATGGGTTTAAATAGTGCGAATAAAGATATTCATGATGTCGTTGATGATATCTATCCAGCCACAGTCAGAGCCAACTTACTGATTAATAATTTCAATGAATTTATCATATTTCAGCAACTTACTATGCTTGATGAGCAAGGAAGTTTAGCGGCTGAGCAAGAGAGCAAAAAAGCAGAGATCACCGCTAAAGTTGCGCAATTGCTGAAAGAATTAGACGAAACAACACACGATGCTGAATCAAAAAAAATCTTAGCTGAGGTTTATGAGATCCGTCAGCAATATATAAACTCTCAAAACTTTGTGGTGAAGGCATTTAATGAAAATAACAAACACGCAGCAGTCAATGAACTGATCACAAAAACTTCCGCTATTCAGTTAAAGTATCGCGATAAAATATTAGAGTTTATCGAATTACAAGACAAAAAAATGGCAGAGGCAGGTAACGCTGTTGAACGTGATTTCATTGAGAAAAGAATATTTTTAGTATTATTAACCCTAGTCAGTATTATTGTGGGCAGTATTTTAGGATGGTTTATTACTAAAGGCATTACACTTCCATTAGAGAAGGCAATAAATTTTGCTAAAGCGATTGCCAATGGTGATTTAACACAAGAAGTGAATATTGATTATCATGATGATGCAGGAATACTATTACAAGCCCTTGCTGAAATGAAAACGCACCTATTAGAAGTTGTGCAAAATGTACAAAACAGCGCTGAAAATATTTCGTCGGCAGCAGAGCAAATTACAGCTGGTAGCCAAAATTTAGCAGCAAGAACAGAAGAACAAGCAACATCAGTAGAAGAAACGGCAAGCTCAATGGAGCAAATGACATCAACTGTTAAAAACACCGCAGATCACACTCATGATGCGATTAATGTTGCTGAAAAAACTGAAATCGCCGTACATCATAATGGCGAAATGATGCTTCAGATAACTGAAAAAATGAGAACCATTAATAGCTCATCATCTCAAATGACAGATATTATTAACTTAATTAATGCCATTGCATTCCAAACTAATATTCTTGCACTAAATGCCGCTGTTGAAGCCGCTAGAGCGGGCGAACATGGTAAAGGTTTTGCGGTTGTTGCTGGTGAAGTCAGACTACTGGCACAAAAAAGTGCAGACTCCGCTAATGATATACGCACTCTTATCGATAATTCATCAACTCAAACACAAGAAGGAATGGAATTAGTTGAACAAGCCGGTTCACAAATCCAAAAAATGATCGCTGATGTCGAAGAGATCAGTGCGCTATTGCGTGAAATTGGACAGGCAAGTAATGAACAAAGTGATGGTATATCGCAAATCAATAACGCTATAAGTCAGCTTGATTCAACAACTCAACAGAATGCGGGATTAGTTGAGGAATCGGTAGCTGCTGCAAGTTCACTTAATGAACAAGCACTTAATCTGAATAAATTAGTGAATTACTTTCAGATTAAAAGTATCTAA
- a CDS encoding PhzF family phenazine biosynthesis protein, with product MQNEAIRSVEHEIKVHLVNSFTRNNKGGNPAGVVLNPPQLSDEQKIAIAKEVGFSETAFVYQGEETDFKVDFFTPEGEVDFCGHATLAVFFTLSSLNLLASGHYTQKTKAGILSVAIDDENVVMEQTLPVSRQAPNIDAVAAALGINCETISETGLPIEIFSTGLPDILIPVQFGKLDTLKPNFEAIANLSREFNTIGFHVFEFSQDKEITAHCRNFAPLYGINEESATGSSSGALGCYLVKHVFPHQTHFLLEQGRAMQCSSLIHVIIDSTENTISRVRVGGKATMIGTKIITL from the coding sequence ATGCAAAATGAAGCTATACGCTCAGTAGAGCACGAGATCAAAGTACACCTTGTAAACTCATTTACTCGAAATAATAAAGGTGGCAATCCTGCTGGCGTGGTACTTAACCCTCCTCAATTAAGTGATGAGCAGAAAATTGCTATCGCGAAAGAAGTTGGGTTTTCTGAAACAGCTTTTGTTTATCAAGGTGAAGAGACTGATTTTAAAGTTGATTTTTTTACTCCTGAAGGAGAGGTCGATTTTTGTGGTCATGCGACATTAGCGGTATTTTTTACTTTATCTTCACTCAACTTATTGGCTTCTGGCCATTACACACAAAAAACGAAAGCAGGTATTTTAAGCGTCGCAATTGATGATGAAAATGTCGTTATGGAGCAAACACTGCCAGTTTCACGACAAGCTCCAAATATCGATGCAGTGGCTGCAGCACTGGGAATAAATTGCGAAACTATTTCAGAAACAGGCTTACCCATTGAGATATTTTCAACGGGACTACCTGATATTTTGATCCCTGTACAATTTGGGAAATTAGATACGCTAAAACCTAATTTTGAAGCAATTGCAAACTTAAGTCGTGAATTTAATACTATTGGTTTTCATGTTTTTGAGTTTAGCCAAGATAAAGAAATCACTGCTCATTGTCGTAACTTTGCGCCTTTATATGGCATCAATGAAGAGTCTGCAACAGGGAGTTCTAGTGGCGCTTTAGGCTGCTATCTTGTTAAGCATGTTTTCCCTCATCAAACACATTTTTTATTAGAGCAAGGGCGTGCAATGCAATGTTCCTCTCTTATTCACGTTATTATTGATTCAACAGAAAATACAATTAGTCGAGTTAGAGTGGGTGGAAAAGCGACAATGATAGGCACGAAGATTATTACTCTTTAG
- a CDS encoding TonB-dependent hemoglobin/transferrin/lactoferrin family receptor, with amino-acid sequence MKKTLLYLVVTSIVFFNNKAISEDVLYVIEKKEEKINEKTLNSEQLEKNLIFSMEDIVRHLPGVGVSSEGRFGNNGYAIRGVDKDRVAIQVDDIPQAETFDNTIYKGYGYFNGSMNDIETEHLKSVIISKGADSIFSGSGALGGAVKYVTKDPADLISEGNWGFVSRSVYTSKNNEKMQTIGIATSQQDVEGMLLYVYRNGHETNNYKHENDIFGSARGTPDPQEKTRHSLLSKINLLGIQNHKIGATFEYSEGKTYTDEKSWYLFSSYYRTGDDLSKRIRYTLSDTWTPERYIDSMTTSFNWQKIEQKAFSSTFDEHYNGHYYDIFEENSRNIIQYGRFINNEIVLMPLSLFNTTHSLALRTSYSTKTINNKNIDTKYLGKPKVPYQSNYSIIRPVYTQDISIAFVDEIKMFDDKLNVVLGSRYDNVSHHTDNAKLSLAKDSDLTDNHYQALSLALSTSYNITPNYTFQYKIGQGFRIPTAQELYFDYGGNDARNRLEPNPNLKQEKGLSNEISLSYNNDKLFNKVNVYYTKYNNFIDLKQSEKQVPNPWYDPNMGDSYWNKPTLPQNHLQYSNVASAYVYGFELTNEIRLSKIFGLDNTYILRNTFNYTRGKDASGDSLLSVQPFKWVSSLSYDNADKKYGAGIFMTYSARKEGNQAIRNGREWPYLSDSYTIFDTTAYYNVNKNIVLRAGVFNLFNRKYSTWDALRSLPEFGTTNQIDRDRLGLQRFTAPGRNFSMDISLYF; translated from the coding sequence ATGAAAAAAACGTTACTCTATCTAGTTGTTACCTCGATAGTTTTTTTTAATAATAAAGCTATATCTGAAGATGTTCTTTATGTGATTGAAAAAAAAGAAGAAAAAATTAATGAAAAAACATTAAATTCAGAACAATTGGAAAAAAATTTAATATTTAGCATGGAAGATATTGTTCGCCATCTTCCTGGTGTCGGTGTCTCATCCGAAGGACGTTTTGGTAATAATGGATATGCAATAAGAGGTGTTGATAAAGATCGTGTTGCTATACAGGTTGATGATATCCCTCAAGCAGAAACCTTCGATAATACCATTTATAAAGGTTATGGTTATTTTAATGGAAGTATGAATGATATCGAAACAGAACATTTAAAGTCTGTAATTATATCTAAGGGTGCTGATTCTATATTTTCAGGTAGTGGAGCATTAGGAGGGGCTGTAAAATACGTTACTAAAGATCCTGCTGATTTGATTAGTGAAGGTAATTGGGGATTTGTTTCTCGTAGTGTTTATACTTCTAAAAATAATGAAAAAATGCAAACGATAGGTATTGCAACTTCCCAACAAGATGTAGAAGGGATGCTCTTATATGTTTATCGTAATGGGCATGAAACTAATAATTATAAACATGAAAATGATATATTCGGTTCTGCTAGGGGAACACCAGATCCTCAAGAAAAAACGCGTCATTCTTTACTATCAAAAATTAATCTATTAGGTATTCAAAACCATAAAATAGGTGCTACTTTTGAATACAGTGAGGGTAAAACATATACAGATGAAAAATCTTGGTACTTATTTTCTTCCTATTATCGTACTGGTGATGATTTATCAAAAAGAATTAGATATACACTCTCTGATACGTGGACTCCAGAAAGATATATTGACAGTATGACGACAAGCTTTAATTGGCAAAAAATAGAACAAAAAGCATTTAGCTCTACGTTTGATGAACATTATAATGGTCATTATTATGATATTTTTGAAGAAAATAGTAGGAATATCATTCAATATGGTAGGTTTATTAATAATGAAATAGTATTAATGCCATTATCTTTATTTAATACAACGCACTCATTAGCACTACGAACTTCATATTCTACAAAAACAATTAACAATAAAAATATAGATACTAAATATCTAGGAAAGCCTAAAGTTCCTTATCAATCTAATTATAGCATCATCAGACCTGTATATACTCAAGATATTAGTATTGCTTTTGTTGATGAAATAAAAATGTTTGATGACAAATTAAATGTAGTTTTAGGCAGTAGATATGATAATGTTTCTCATCATACAGATAATGCTAAATTATCTTTAGCGAAAGATAGCGATCTCACTGATAATCATTATCAGGCTTTATCTTTGGCATTATCAACCAGTTATAACATAACACCAAATTATACTTTCCAATATAAAATTGGGCAGGGTTTTCGTATTCCAACAGCTCAAGAGCTTTATTTTGATTATGGAGGTAATGATGCTCGTAATCGCTTAGAGCCTAACCCTAATTTAAAGCAAGAAAAAGGATTAAGTAATGAAATATCATTAAGTTATAATAATGATAAATTATTTAATAAAGTAAATGTATATTATACTAAATACAATAACTTTATTGATCTTAAGCAGAGCGAAAAACAAGTTCCTAATCCGTGGTATGATCCTAATATGGGCGATAGTTATTGGAATAAGCCAACATTACCACAAAATCATCTTCAATATAGTAATGTTGCCTCAGCATACGTTTATGGTTTTGAGCTAACGAATGAAATTCGGCTTTCTAAAATATTCGGCTTAGATAATACATATATATTGCGTAATACATTTAATTATACACGCGGAAAAGATGCTTCTGGAGATTCATTACTTTCTGTACAACCTTTTAAATGGGTTTCTTCCTTATCTTATGATAATGCGGATAAAAAATATGGTGCAGGGATATTTATGACTTATTCAGCACGAAAAGAAGGTAATCAAGCAATACGGAATGGTCGTGAATGGCCATATCTTAGTGATTCTTATACTATATTTGACACAACAGCTTACTATAATGTAAATAAAAATATTGTATTACGTGCTGGGGTTTTTAATTTATTTAATAGAAAATATAGTACTTGGGATGCATTAAGAAGTCTGCCAGAATTTGG
- a CDS encoding histidine phosphatase family protein, producing the protein MRSVLIFLSVFILGFSHMAYSDQTLVFIRHGEKPDNDSGQLTCKGLNRALALPDVLINQFGKPDALFAAAPKQSKLGNSLRSLQTISPIAIKTSLPIHLQYHAKEIKALREELLSQQYENSVIFIAWEHDNLTKVARDIMKQEGGDPKLIPKWKSSDFDSIYILKIIREGDKKSVVFEQRQQGLDGVSEVCPN; encoded by the coding sequence ATGCGCAGTGTATTGATATTTTTGAGCGTATTTATTTTAGGATTTAGTCATATGGCGTATTCCGATCAAACACTGGTTTTTATAAGACATGGTGAAAAACCTGATAATGATAGTGGGCAACTGACCTGTAAAGGGTTAAATAGAGCATTAGCCCTACCCGACGTGCTTATAAATCAATTTGGCAAACCTGATGCATTATTCGCCGCGGCACCTAAACAGAGTAAGTTAGGGAATTCATTGCGTTCACTCCAAACGATTTCACCTATCGCTATTAAAACCTCATTGCCTATTCATCTTCAATATCATGCTAAAGAGATAAAAGCATTACGTGAGGAACTGTTAAGTCAACAGTATGAAAATTCGGTTATTTTTATTGCATGGGAGCATGATAATTTAACCAAGGTTGCGCGAGATATTATGAAACAAGAGGGAGGCGATCCTAAATTAATTCCTAAATGGAAAAGTAGTGATTTTGATAGTATTTATATCTTAAAAATTATCCGAGAAGGGGATAAAAAAAGCGTCGTATTTGAACAAAGACAACAAGGGCTAGATGGCGTGTCAGAAGTTTGCCCTAATTAA
- a CDS encoding MFS transporter: MIGLGFTVGNYLGGKLSAKGIDRTLVMFFILLILSMILLPLVSNHLFLTIITLFIWSVASFALVPPLQIKTMQIAHDAPGLVSSVNIGAFNLGNAIGAVIGGVALKYSCNIVPLSAALVGIIGLLLVFAQYKVKREPQRSLA, encoded by the coding sequence GTGATTGGATTAGGATTTACCGTAGGTAATTACTTAGGGGGTAAGTTATCGGCAAAAGGAATTGATAGAACATTAGTGATGTTTTTTATATTACTGATTTTATCAATGATCCTTTTACCCTTAGTTTCAAATCATTTGTTCTTAACGATTATCACTCTTTTTATTTGGAGTGTGGCGAGCTTCGCCCTTGTTCCACCACTGCAAATAAAAACAATGCAGATAGCCCATGATGCACCGGGTTTAGTTTCATCAGTAAATATCGGTGCATTTAATTTAGGCAACGCTATTGGAGCCGTTATTGGCGGAGTTGCTTTAAAATACAGTTGCAACATTGTCCCTTTAAGTGCGGCCTTAGTTGGGATCATTGGTTTATTACTGGTTTTTGCTCAATATAAAGTGAAAAGAGAACCACAAAGAAGCTTGGCTTAG
- a CDS encoding putative quinol monooxygenase encodes MNNVRLIATIVAKENHENEVLSACKAMIKPSHKDEGCIQYELHKDTTQPRTFIFFEIWENQSAIDKHNETAHMKAFVENLKDKIELLDIKFVEKLA; translated from the coding sequence ATGAATAATGTCAGATTAATTGCCACGATTGTGGCAAAAGAAAATCATGAAAATGAAGTGTTATCTGCTTGCAAAGCAATGATAAAACCAAGCCATAAAGATGAAGGATGTATCCAGTATGAACTTCATAAGGATACCACTCAACCAAGAACCTTTATTTTCTTTGAAATATGGGAAAACCAGAGCGCTATCGATAAACACAATGAAACGGCACATATGAAAGCGTTTGTTGAAAACCTAAAAGATAAAATTGAATTATTAGATATCAAATTTGTTGAAAAATTAGCCTAA
- a CDS encoding NAD(P)H-dependent oxidoreductase has translation MNILLINGGQNFGHSAGQLNRTLHDVAAEHLVTLGHSVKETQIEDGYDIDDEIEKFLWADTIIYQMPGWWMMMPWKVKKYMDDVYTFGHGKLYENDGRTRRDPKKQYGTGGLLQGKKYMISVTWNAPVEAFNEFGNFFDGRGVDGVYFAFHKSQQFLGLSQLPTFMVNDVIKEPTVDNDIAEYKAHLTHVFG, from the coding sequence ATGAATATTTTATTGATTAATGGTGGTCAAAACTTCGGTCATTCTGCTGGTCAATTAAACCGTACACTACATGATGTTGCTGCTGAGCATTTAGTTACATTAGGTCATAGCGTTAAAGAAACTCAAATAGAAGATGGCTATGATATTGACGACGAAATCGAGAAATTTCTATGGGCAGACACCATTATTTATCAAATGCCTGGCTGGTGGATGATGATGCCGTGGAAAGTAAAAAAATATATGGATGATGTGTATACATTTGGTCATGGCAAGTTATATGAGAACGATGGGCGTACGCGTCGTGATCCTAAAAAGCAATACGGTACAGGGGGGCTGTTACAAGGTAAGAAATACATGATCTCTGTAACGTGGAATGCGCCTGTTGAAGCCTTTAATGAATTTGGTAATTTTTTTGATGGCAGAGGTGTTGATGGTGTTTATTTCGCTTTCCACAAGTCACAACAATTTTTAGGATTATCTCAATTACCGACTTTTATGGTCAATGATGTTATTAAAGAGCCAACGGTTGATAATGATATTGCTGAATATAAAGCACATTTAACTCACGTCTTTGGTTGA